A window of bacterium genomic DNA:
TAACCTGCACAGACTTCAAGCGCCTTGACCTGGAAAGCTTGTCCCCTTTAGTTGCCACGACCAGGATGGGTATCTGTCTTCCCTCCAGGATGTTACGGACAGCGCAATCGTCCGCAGTGGGCGGGTGGCGTATATCGATGAGGTGCATGGCCAGGGTTGGGCCGGGCGGTTTATCCAGATAGAACTCCACCAGGGATTGCCACTGGGCTGCCATGACCTTGGGCGCCTTGGAAAAGCCGTAGCCCGGGAGGTCCACCAGCAGCAGGATATCGTTAACCCTGTAATAGAAAATTCCTCTGGTCTTGCCGGGGGTGGAGCTTATTTTTACCAGTTTTTTCCGTCGCATCATGGCCGCTAAAAGAGACGATTTCCCCACGTTGGATCTCCCGAATACGGCGATCTGGGGCAACTCCGGTTCGGGGATCTGCTCAGGTGTGAAGGCCTGGTCGTGTAGTTCCGCGCTTATGATCTTCATGGAGTCATGAATTATCACGTGCCGCAAGTAGCCGTCAACCGACGTGATGTGGCCG
This region includes:
- the yihA gene encoding ribosome biogenesis GTP-binding protein YihA/YsxC; this encodes MEIVFPPGHITSVDGYLRHVIIHDSMKIISAELHDQAFTPEQIPEPELPQIAVFGRSNVGKSSLLAAMMRRKKLVKISSTPGKTRGIFYYRVNDILLLVDLPGYGFSKAPKVMAAQWQSLVEFYLDKPPGPTLAMHLIDIRHPPTADDCAVRNILEGRQIPILVVATKGDKLSRSRRLKSVQVMAKEFNIPNRTIVPVSAKDPSLPTDPVWESILTFIDGVE